The Carassius carassius chromosome 16, fCarCar2.1, whole genome shotgun sequence genome window below encodes:
- the LOC132159613 gene encoding gastrula zinc finger protein XlCGF57.1-like, producing the protein MLEKSRQPKSEEGRAKERRENMNEPCRIKQEDTEEQRDLKGEIKDSEEIAEAEEKHKIKSVIKSSGHSPERKAQKTFTCSQCGKRFLYKQSLKHHMRIHTGEKPYTCDQCGKCFAQRGGFKYHMKIHTGEKPYTCDQCGKCFTHADSFKLHLRSHSGERPYYCDQCGKTFIRVASLKRHLKVHTKEKPYVCSLCGKSFSQMGALNTHQIRHSGVKNHMCFDCGKSFVRDAELKQHQKTHTGEKPYKCSHCDKTFSQMGHRKIHERIHTGEKPFSCEQCGKSFTHPNTLRLHLLSHSGERRYNCDQCDKTFVKAVCLKAHRKVHLKEKPYKCSLCLRGFTQLGALKLHQKRHSGVKDYVCFECGKTYITKAELKLHQRTHTGEKPYTCSLCDRRFSWLASLKIHERSHTGEKPYHCSSCGKSFSKLASLHSHSRGKCPMEERLPSISVFPNQLQ; encoded by the exons ATGCTGGAAAAATCACGTCAGCCTAAAAGTGAAGAAGGCAGAGCTAAAGAAAGAAGAGAGAACATGAATGAACCCTGTCGAATAAAACAAGAAGATACTGAAGAACAAAGAG ACCTGAAGGGAGAAATCAAGGACAGTGAAGAAATCGCTGAAGCGGAGGAGAAACACAAAATCAAATCCGTAATAAAGTCTTCGGGCCACTCACCGGAAAGAAAAGCCCAAAAAACGTTcacctgctctcagtgtggaaagcgTTTCTTATACAAACAGAGTCTGAAACATCACATGAGAATCCACACGGGAGAGAAGCCGTACACATGTGATCAATGCGGGAAGTGTTTCGCACAGAGAGGAGGTTTTAAATATCACATgaaaatccacactggagagaaaccttacacgtgtgatcagtgcgggaagtgTTTCACACATGCCGACAGTTTTAAATTACACCTGCGTTCCCATTCTGGGGAGAGGCCTTATTACTGTGATCAGTGTGGTAAAACGTTTATTAGGGTAGCATCCCTGAAGAGGCACCTGAAAGTTCATACAAAGGAGAAGCCTTATGTGTGTTctctgtgtggaaagagttttagtcAGATGGGTGCTTTAAATACACACCAGATAAGGCACAGCGGTGTGAAGAATCATATGTGCTTTGATTGTGGGAAATCCTTCGTTAGAGATGCTGAACTGAAACAGCACCAGAAaactcacactggagaaaaaccttacaagtgttcacactgtgacaagacatTCAGTCAAATGGGACATCGGAAAAtacacgagaggatccacactggagagaaacctttctcATGTGAGCAGTGCGGGAAGAGCTTTACACATCCAAACACTCTTAGATTACATCTCCTTTCTCATTCTGGAGAAAGACGGTATAACTGCGATCAGTGCGATAAAACGTTTGTTAAGGCAGTATGCCTGAAGGCCCACAGGAAAGTTCATTTAAaggagaaaccttacaagtgttctcTGTGTCTTAGGGGTTTTACTCAGCTGGGTGCTTTAAAATTACACCAGAAAAGACACAGCGGCGTGAAAGATTATGTGTGCTTTGAATGCGGGAAGACCTATATCACAAAAGCTGAATTGAAACTGCACCAAAGgactcacactggagaaaaaccttacaCTTGTTCACTCTGTGACAGGAGATTCAGTTGGTTAGCATCTCTGAAAATACATGAGAGGagccacactggagagaagccgtatCACTGCTCTTCGTGTGGGAAGAGCTTTAGTAAATTAGCTTCTCTACACAGTCATTCCAGAGGAAAATGTCCAATGGAAGAAAGGCTTCCTTCCATATCAGTCTTTCCCAACCAGTTGCAATGA